The stretch of DNA GGCGCGCGGGCGTCGCGGATCGGGGCGTGCCCGCCTGCGCGGCCTGTCACGGTCCGACCGGCCAGGGCATTCCGATCCAGTACCCGCGGCTGTCCGGGCAGTGGGCGGAATACGTGGCCGCGCAGTTGACCGCGTTCCAGGACGGCACGCGCAACAACAACGACCCGATGCGGCAGATCGCGCACCGGCTGTCGAACGATGAAATCAAGGCCGTCGCGGATTACGTCGCGGGCCTGCATTGACCGCCGGCACGCATCGTGCGTGCTGCGAGGTCGGAAAGAACAACAACGAAAGGGTGAGGGCGTCGTCCGCGGGCGACGGGCCTGCACCCTTTTTTGCTGTCCAGTTGGAGTCTGAATGAGCGTCACCACGTCGGGTCTGCAGTTGAACATTCGCCAGCGGGCCGTGCGCAGCGCCGTCGAGCTGCTCAGTTCGATGCGCTTCGCGATCTCGTTGCTCGTGATCCTCGCGATCGCGAGCGTGATCGGCACCGTGCTCACGCAGGACGATCCGTATCCGAACTACGTGAACCAGTTCGGCCCGTTCTGGGCCGACATCTTCCGGTCGCTCAGTCTGTACACCGTGTACAGCGCGTGGTGGTTCATGCTGATCCTCGGTTTCCTCGTGGTGTCGGTCTCGCTGTGCGTGATCCGCAACGGCCCGAAGATGATCGCGGACCTGCGCAGCTGGAAGGACAAGGTCCGCGAAGGCAGCCTGCGCGCGTTTCATCACAAGGGCGAATTCACGGTCGAAGGCGGCACGCGCGCGCAGACCGCCGACACGCTCGCGAAGCTCGCGGGCAGGCTCGGCTACCGCTTCGTCACGCGCGAGGCCGACGGCGCGACGCTGATCGCCGGCAAGCGCGGCGCGCTGACGAAGATCGGCTACATCTTCGCGCACCTCGCGATCGTCGTGATCTGCATCGGCGGCCTGCTCGACAGCAACCTGCCGATCAAGCTGCAGATGTGGCTGTTCGACAAGACGCCGATCCGCAGCAACGCGGTGATCAACGACATCGCCGCCGAGCACCGGCTGCCCGTGACGAATCCGACGTTTCGCGGTTACGCGTGGGTGCCGGAGGGACAGTATGTGTCAACCGCGATACTGAACCAGCCGGACGGCTCGCTGATCCAGGATCTGCCGTTCTCGATCGAGCTGAAGAAATTCATCGTCGATTATTACTCGACCGGCATGCCGAAGCTGTTCGCGAGCGACATCGTCGTGATCGATCACCGCACCGGCCAGCGGATTCCGGCGCGCGTCGAGGTGAACCAGCCGTTCCAGTACGCGGGCGTGTCGATCTACCAGTCGAGCTTTCAGGACGGCGGCTCGCAGATGCAGATGACCGGCTGGCCGATGACCGGCGCGAGCGCGAAGAGCTTCGCGTTCGGCGGTGCGATCGGCGCGTCGGCGCCGCTCGGCGCATCGGCGCCGGGCGCGGACGGGCAGACTATCGAATTCGCCGATTTCCGCGCGATCAACGTCGAAAACATCTCGAACGGCAGCGGCGCCACCGACACTCGCGGCGTCGCGCACCAGTCGCTGAAGGAGGCGTTCGACGAGCGGCTCGGCTCCGGCGCGAAGACGTCGAAGCCGCTCGACCTGCGCAACGTCGGCCCGTCGGTGCAGTACAAGGTCCGCGACAAGGACGGCCAGGCGCGCGAGTACAACAACTACATGTTGCCGGTCGACGTCGGCGGCTCGAAGATGTTCCTCGCCGGCATGCGCGTGAATCCGGACGATCCGTTCCGCTACCTGCGGATTCCGGCCGACAGCGGCGGTACGCCGCGCGAGTGGATGCTGCTGCGCGCCGCGTTCGAGGACCCGAAGCTGCGGACGGAGGCGGCGCAGCGGTTTGCCGCGCGTTCCGTCCCCGATGGCAACAGTGAACTGCGGCAGCATCTGCAGGAGAGCGCGTCGCGCGTGCTGGCCCTGTTTGCGGGCGCGGACGCGCCGGCCGGCCAGCCGGTCGATCCGCAGACGGCGGCTGGCTTCCAGGCGGTCGCCGGCTTCATCGACAAATCGGTGCCGAAAGCCGAGCAGGAGAAGGCGGCCGGACTGCTGATGCGGATGCTCGAAGGCGCGACATGGGACCTGTGGCAGCTTGCGCGCGCGCAGGCCGGCGAGCCGGAACTGACGCCCGACGCGCAGGCCGCGCGTTTCGTGCAGGACTCGATCAATGCGGTATCCGACAGCTTCCTGTATGGATCTCCGGTGTATCTGCAGCTCGATTCGTTCCGCCAGGTGCAGGCGTCGGTGTTCCAGTTGACGCGGGCACCTGGCAAAAAAGTCGTGTATCTTGGCAGCCTGTTGCTCGTCGCCGGCATCTTCTCGATGTTCTACGTGCGCGAGCGGCGCCTGTGGTTCTGGCTGAAGGACAACGGCGAGCGCGGCGTGGACGTGCTGATGGCGATGTCCACCGCGCGCCGGACCCTCGACTTCGAAAAGGAATTCGTGCGCACCCGCGAAGCGGTGGCGCGCGCGCTGGGCGCGAAGCCCGCGGCCGGCGACGCTGGCACGGACCGTGCAACGCAGCTGCACCCCACGGACTCTGACGATTCGAACCGGTAAGCACATGGACTTGACCCAGGTTTCCTCTTCCGCGAATGCGCGCCGTGCCGAACGGGCCGCGCGCGCGACGGCGGCCGCCGAAGGCGCGGCGGCGCTGCCCGACGAACGGCCGTTCCTGCGGCGCCTGAAGGCGTTCGACTGGCTGTTCGCGCTGATGGTCGTCGGCGGCGCGGGTTTCGCGCTGTCGCGCTACCACGCGCACATGAACTACTACGACAAGCTGGTGCTGTGCGGCACGGTGCCGGCGCTCGTCGTGCTCGGCTGGCGCTGGAAGCCGGCGCGGCTGCTCGCGATCGGCATCGCGGCGCTCGCGCTGCTCGCGATCCAGATCTATCAGGGCGACCTCGCGCGCGCCGACTCCGCGTTCCTGCTCAAGTATTTCCTGTCGAGCCAGTCCGCGATCCTGTGGATGAGCGCGCTGTTCGTGCTCGCGACACTGTTCTACTGGATCGGCCTCTTGTCGCGCTCGCCGTCCGGCGGTTCGATCGGCTCGCGGCTCACGTGGGCGGCGGTGCTGATGGGCTTCGTCGGGCTGATGGTGCGCTGGTACGAGTCGTACCTGATCGGCGCGGACGTCGGCCACATTCCGATCTCGAACCTGTACGAAGTGTTCGTGCTGTTCAGCCTGATCACCGCGCTGTTCTACCTGTACTACGAGAAGCACTACGGCACGCGCGCGCTCGGCGCGTTCGTGCTGCTCGTCATCAGCGCGGCGGTCGGCTTCCTGATGTGGTACTCGATCTCGCGCGACGCGCAGCAGATCCAGCCGCTCGTGCCCGCGCTGCAAAGCTGGTGGATGAAGATCCACGTGCCGGCGAACTTCATCGGTTACGGCAGCTTCGCGCTGTCCGCGATGGTCGGCGTCGCGTATCTGATGAAGGAGCGCGGCGTGCTGGCGGACCGCCTGCCGGAACTCGACGTGCTCGACGACGTGATGTACAAGTCGATCGCGGTCGGCTTCGCGTTTTTCACGATCGCGACGATTCTCGGCGCGCTGTGGGCCGCCGAAGCATGGGGCGGCTACTGGAGCTGGGACCCGAAGGAAACGTGGGCGCTGATCGTGTGGCTGAACTACGCGGCGTGGCTGCACATGCGGCTGATGAAGGGGCTGCGCGGCACGGTCGCCGCCTGGTGGGCGCTGACCGGCCTGCTCGTGACGACTTTCGCGTTCCTCGGCGTGAACATGTTCCTGTCCGGGCTGCATAGTTACGGCAAGCTGTAACCTTCGCTGTCCCGCGAACGAAATAACCGTCGGATGCCTTCGCACCGACGGTTTTTTTTCGCGTTGACGGAAGGTTTGCACCCGACGCGCGTTTGCCGTCTGGTGGGCTGCGTCGACCGTGTCAGCGCCGATGCGGGGCGGAATTCCATCATCGCGGCGCGGCACCGGCACGCGGTCACGCAGCAGTTGCGCAATCAGTCACGAAGCAGTCAGGAGCGGCAGATCATGAGAATCAGGCAAAGCGGCAAAAGCGGGCTCTACGGCGACGACATCGCCGCATCCGAGATCACGCCGCAACGGTTCTTCGAGCAGCGCAGGCGCATTCTTCAGGCGGCCGGCGCGGCGGCGCTCGGCGGCATCGCCGGGCCGTTTGGCATCAGTGATGCGTTCGCGACGTATGCGTCGCCGGACCCGAAAGCGCAGAAGCTCGCGGCGAAGACCGATCCGAAGTTCGTCGCGGCCGACAAGGTCACGCCGTACAAGGACATCACCACGTACAACAACTTCTACGAGTTCGGCACCGACAAGGGCGATCCGGCGCAGAACGCGCACACGCTGCGTTCGCGGCCGTGGCGCGTGAGCGTCGAAGGCGAGGTCAAGCATCCGAAGGTGTACGACATCGACGAGATCCTGAAGCTCGCGCCGCTCGAAGAGCGCGTGTATCGGCATCGCTGCGTCGAAGGCTGGTCGATGGTGATTCCGTGGGTCGGCATGCCGTTGTCCGAACTGATTCGCCGCGCGGAGCCGACCGGCAATGCGCGC from Paraburkholderia caballeronis encodes:
- a CDS encoding cytochrome c biogenesis protein ResB, translated to MSVTTSGLQLNIRQRAVRSAVELLSSMRFAISLLVILAIASVIGTVLTQDDPYPNYVNQFGPFWADIFRSLSLYTVYSAWWFMLILGFLVVSVSLCVIRNGPKMIADLRSWKDKVREGSLRAFHHKGEFTVEGGTRAQTADTLAKLAGRLGYRFVTREADGATLIAGKRGALTKIGYIFAHLAIVVICIGGLLDSNLPIKLQMWLFDKTPIRSNAVINDIAAEHRLPVTNPTFRGYAWVPEGQYVSTAILNQPDGSLIQDLPFSIELKKFIVDYYSTGMPKLFASDIVVIDHRTGQRIPARVEVNQPFQYAGVSIYQSSFQDGGSQMQMTGWPMTGASAKSFAFGGAIGASAPLGASAPGADGQTIEFADFRAINVENISNGSGATDTRGVAHQSLKEAFDERLGSGAKTSKPLDLRNVGPSVQYKVRDKDGQAREYNNYMLPVDVGGSKMFLAGMRVNPDDPFRYLRIPADSGGTPREWMLLRAAFEDPKLRTEAAQRFAARSVPDGNSELRQHLQESASRVLALFAGADAPAGQPVDPQTAAGFQAVAGFIDKSVPKAEQEKAAGLLMRMLEGATWDLWQLARAQAGEPELTPDAQAARFVQDSINAVSDSFLYGSPVYLQLDSFRQVQASVFQLTRAPGKKVVYLGSLLLVAGIFSMFYVRERRLWFWLKDNGERGVDVLMAMSTARRTLDFEKEFVRTREAVARALGAKPAAGDAGTDRATQLHPTDSDDSNR
- the ccsB gene encoding c-type cytochrome biogenesis protein CcsB, which gives rise to MDLTQVSSSANARRAERAARATAAAEGAAALPDERPFLRRLKAFDWLFALMVVGGAGFALSRYHAHMNYYDKLVLCGTVPALVVLGWRWKPARLLAIGIAALALLAIQIYQGDLARADSAFLLKYFLSSQSAILWMSALFVLATLFYWIGLLSRSPSGGSIGSRLTWAAVLMGFVGLMVRWYESYLIGADVGHIPISNLYEVFVLFSLITALFYLYYEKHYGTRALGAFVLLVISAAVGFLMWYSISRDAQQIQPLVPALQSWWMKIHVPANFIGYGSFALSAMVGVAYLMKERGVLADRLPELDVLDDVMYKSIAVGFAFFTIATILGALWAAEAWGGYWSWDPKETWALIVWLNYAAWLHMRLMKGLRGTVAAWWALTGLLVTTFAFLGVNMFLSGLHSYGKL
- the msrP gene encoding protein-methionine-sulfoxide reductase catalytic subunit MsrP, yielding MRIRQSGKSGLYGDDIAASEITPQRFFEQRRRILQAAGAAALGGIAGPFGISDAFATYASPDPKAQKLAAKTDPKFVAADKVTPYKDITTYNNFYEFGTDKGDPAQNAHTLRSRPWRVSVEGEVKHPKVYDIDEILKLAPLEERVYRHRCVEGWSMVIPWVGMPLSELIRRAEPTGNARYVQFITLADPSQMPGLAQPILDWPYSEGLRMDEAMNPLTLLALGVYGQVLPNQNGAPVRLVVPWKYGFKSAKSLVKIRFVDRQPPTSWNTYAPNEYGFYSNVNPNVDHPRWSQATERRIGEDGFFTPKRKTLMFNGYGDLVASMYQGMDLRKNF